In Phycisphaerae bacterium RAS2, the DNA window TCTTCAACGCCCGTTACCTTGAAGACAATTTCCGGGTGAGTCGCTGCATCCACCCAGCCGTGAGAAGGGTCGCGCATGTGCGAATCGCGCATCTTGTTGCCGGTTGAGACGTCGCTCCAGGGCACCTTGATCTCACCCGTCGCGCCCTCCGCCACGTTCCGCGGATTCAGCTCCAGCCAGCCCTCGATCTTCTTCGCAGTGCCCTTGATCGTCTCACCCGGCGCTTTCGACGTGAACGAGACCTGATTGCGCGCTGATTCCGAGTCAAACTCGTAGCGCGTCTTTTCGTTCGGCCCCTTGTTCAGTCCCGTCGCAGACGCGCCCTTCTTGTCGCCCTTTTCCTTGTCCGATGGGCCGGCCTTCGCACCGCCGCCTCCGTCCTCCTCGGACGCCTTCGCCTTGATCTTGCGACCCTTGGCGACCGGCGGCTCGAACGCCTTCAGCGTTTCCACCTGAAACGACGCAAACAGCAACGCGGCGAACCCAAATACCATCGACTTGCGAGTCATGATGCACCACTCCCGGCAGGCAGGAAAAAAGGCCCGACGGCGGCGCACACACCGCTCAATCGGGACGCTCCATGATAGCCGCTGGGGCATGATGGGACAAAACAGGCTCGTCGCTCGCGGCACGCGCCTTCAACTCGACCGGCGTGCCGCCTCGCGCCGGAGGCCCCGCCACGAACTCCGTCTCGCCGCGGGTCGTTGCAACCCGCTCGTCGCCGTCCGTGCGCCGCCGCGACATCGGCCAGGCATCCGCCACACCGTATCGAAGTCGATCCCCGCCCAGCGTCGTCCACACCAGCTTCCCAACGGGGTAACTCAACCCCAGCAGCAACAGCCCCGCGCCAAGCAGCCGAAGCGTCCACGGGTCGTTGGTCTGAATGTCGCGCCCGGCCGTCAGATCGGTTCGCATCTGCACCAGCGCCGCGCTGACGCCCTTCAGCTCCGTCCGAAGTGCCGCAATGCTGGCATCGGCGTCGCCGCCTGCCACGGCGGCGGGATGAACGCAAGCACCCGCGACACCGCAAATCAGGAAAACCATCGCGGCGCGAAACAGGCGATGCCGCGCAGTTCGCTTGTGCGGAGGAAGTGATGGGGAAGTTGGCGATCCGCTATTCATGGCGCGGTCCACTCATACCGGCCGCCGACTGGCCTTCATTCGGCGAGGTCCCGCTTTCGAGAAGCATTTCGTGCAGCAGCTGCAACTTCTGCTCCGCCGACTTCGACGCATCCCGCCAGATTGCGTCGGCCGCCGCCTGAACCTCCGCCGACACCGGCCGGTCGAGCGGCCCCGACATCGACGCCTGCACTTGGCCGCCGACGCCCTCGTAGCGCGCGACCGCGAAGTACTCCACGCCGCCGCTCACGCGGATCCCGGGATTGACCACATGCCCACCCGCCGCGATCTGCCCGTTGCCCGACTCACCCAGGCGCGATGCCGCGTCCTTCATCACACCGCGCATCGCGTCCATCATCTGCGCGTGCTGATTAAAGGCGCTGCCGCAGCCGCCCGCGCAACCTGTCGTCGCACCCAGCGTGGCAAACAAAACGTTGCACAATCGATGCTGTTTCATTTCTTGCTTCCCCCTTGCAGAAAAGGCCCGCTCAATCGCCGATCGGCCCGCCGCCGAATCGGCCTCGCCGGATTTCAAGCTTGCCCACCGACCCGTCACATGAAATGGGAAACCACCGTCCGAAAAAGCACGCGCGCACTTGACCGCGACGAGCGACCGCGACCGGGCTACAATTGGGCATTCCCTCGCCCAGATAGACACTTATTTGAAACCACGATGACTCGATCTCTCCGCCTTTACTCCGGCCGATCTCGAACGACTCTCATTCTGCTCGCCTTGCTGTTGCCCGCCCTCGGCATGTCCGGCGGTCAATGCGGCGGTTTTTCTTTTCCCCCCACAGGCGAATGCCCGGGCGACCCCGTGCCCTCCGTCGTTCTCAAAGTCACCAACGGCGCGGGGCAGGTGCTGCCGATCGCTTCGATCTCGTTCCGTGTCAACAGCGTCGGGCCGTTCACCGGCATCTGCTCCGACGGCATGTGCAACGGCATGGTCCTCGCGCTCGACACGCTCGGCACGTTTTCGATACAAGTGTCTGCACCGGGCTACCTGACCGCCAACCACTCCGTCACCGTCGTCGCCGCGGCCGACGGCTGCCACCCCGTCACGCAAAACATCACCATTCCGCTGCAGCTCGACAACACCGTCGCCGTTCTGGCCGGCGCGTGGGAATCGACCAACGCCTACGGGCGCACGATCATCCGATTCGGCAACAACGGGCAGGTGATCGGCGCGATTCTTTTCGATCGAACCATCGCCGGCGACGGGAACTTCTACGTGGCCTACAATAACCGGCCGATCCGCGGCGCACCCGGCCAGTCGGTCGTTCTGGCGACCGCGAACGAACCGACGCGCACCCTGAACACGGTGAACTTCGTGACCACGACACTGGGGTATCCGGTGGGATTTGAAAACGCGGCGCTGTCGGCGGATTTTCTGTCGCTGCAGGGGATGCTGGCCGGCGTGCCGGTCACTTACGCACGTCTGTCGAGCATTCCCGGCCCGCTCATGGACCCCTGACGGCGGCGGCGCAGCACCAGCCCGCCCGCCCCGGCAAGCAGAAGCATCGCCGTCCCCGGCTCGGGCGCGGGCTCGCCATACAGCGTGAACGACAGATCAAGGACCGAGCCGTTCTCATCCCAGAACGGCACGCCCAGAAGCGTATCGCCGATGTGCGGCACGGCCCCCTGTCCGCTGTTGACCGGCTGCCAGGTCCAGTACGGAAGAAAACCGACAACTGCCTGAATCTCCAGCCAGTAGGGAACATTCGAATCGAGCACCACGCCGGCCGGCAACGTCGCCGAGTAATCCCAGAATCGCTCACCGTTCTCATTCGGCTCGGCCAGCGTCGGAACGTCTTCAAAATGGTAAAGCGCCTGGGAATAGTCCGGTGATCCCATCGGTGTGCCGCCCGCGGGTTTCGGCCCGTTCATGTCCTGCGGCCAGATGATGATGTTGAACAGTCCCACCGGCACCGGCGTGCCCCCGCCCATCGGAATGGCGCCCGACCACGAAAGCGCCGTGAGCTTCCACTTGCCCGAGGGATCCACGCTTGGCATCAGGACGAAATCGTCCGCCGCGCCGGAATCCCACGGAAACAAGAAGCCGTCCTGCGAATTGGGCCCGGTGCAGAAGTAGCAGTTGCCGCCCAGGGAAGTGAAATTGTCGAAGGCGATCTCATCACCCCGAGCCAGACCGCACGCGGCCATGGATAGCGCGCAGGCCATCGCGCTCGCGATGACACTCTTGCTCTGCAACGTGAATGACACGGCATGGCTCCCCTGTGCCCTCGTTATTATACACGCGCGCACAGGTTAATTGCCCGTTTCGGTGGTCAAAAAGCCCGCGGTTGTTCAGGAACTCAATGCCCCTACTTCAGCTCGACCGACCAGTAGGCGTTGTCCAAAAAGGCCTTCCAGCTCGAGTACCGGCCGTCCGACAGCTTCACGGTCAGCACCGGGTTGCGCTTGGGCTTCTTGGGGACAGTCGTGAGGTGCATGCCGGCCTGTTCCGGAGTGCGGCCGCCCTTGCGGATGTTGCACTTCAGACAGGCGCAGACGATGTTCTCCCACGTTGTCTTGCCGCCGAGGCTCTTGGGCACGACGTGATCCAGCGAGAGCTCGGTCGTCGGGAAGCGCCGGCCGCAATATTGACAACTGTTGCCATCCCGCGCGTAGATGTTCCGCCGGTTGAACTTCACCGCCTGCCGCGGCAGCCGGTCGTACACCGCCAGTCGAATGATCCGCGGCACGGCGATGTGCAGCCGCACCGTGCGAATCCAGTCGTGGGCATCCGGCTCAAACTCGCGCGCCAGCGAGCTTAGCTCGCACCACTCGGAGAAGTCGTAAGAAAGGAACTGGCCGCTCTCGAGGTGCACCACCTCCGCCAGCTCGCGACAGAGCAGGCTGAACGCCCGCTTCACGTTCACGACGCGAATCGCCAGGTAGTGCCGGTTTAGCACCAGGACATTGCACGTTGTCCCTGTCGCTTGAGCGTTCACGCTGCACTTCCATCCCGGCACTTGTCGGGAACTCTGGTTATTTGGGTATTGCTCCCCGGCCGCGGCGCCTCATTTTCGCCCGCGCCGCCAGCGCTCCCTAGCCGTTGCTTCTACCTAATCTTACGACTCCGTATCGACAATCGCAAGCGTCCGGTAAGTGCGCCTCATAGCCCATCCCTTTTCACAACGTCAATGTTTCCCGACAGGCTATCATGCCGACATGATCTCCCCGGCCGATGCCCACCTGCTCGAAACCGCACTCGCCCGCCGCAAGTCGCTCATTGAATCCGGCGCGACCACCGCTTATCGAATTCTTAACGGAGCGGCCGACGGGCTGGACGGTGTCGTCATGGAGCGCTTCGGCCCCGCGCTCATCGTCCAATGGCACGAGGGGCGGGCCGATGTCCCGCTCGAACGGATGCAAACCATAGCCCAGGCCGCTCACGATTCGCTGGGTACAACGGGGGTCTATCTCAAGCGATTCGTGAAGGACCGCGCCGCCGCCGGGACCGACGTCGACGTCCGCCATCGCGACGCGACGCCGTGGATCGGCGAGGCGACGCTCCCCGATATCACCATCGACGAACACGGCCTGCGATTCATCATTCGCCCCTACGATGGATTTTCCGTGGGCCTATTCCTTGAGCATCGCGACAATCGTCGCTTGATCCGCGAGCTGGCCGCCGGCCGGCGGGTGTTGAACCTGTTCGCCTACACGTGCGGATTCTCGGTGGCGGCGGCGCTGGGCGGCGCGACCCTCGTGGCCGGCGCGGATCTCTCGCGCCGCTATCTCGAATGGGGGCGCGACAATTTCGCGCTCAACGGCATTGACACGCGCACGACGGGTGATGCGGCGGCGGCAAAGCCGGGCCAGGGCCTGGCGACGCGCTTCTATGCATCCGATGCGTTCGATTTTTTTGGCCGGGCGCAGCGGCAGGCGCAGCAATACGACCTGATCGTGCTCGATCCGCCGACATTCTCACGCACGCGGCGGCCGGCGCGCGTCTTCGAGCTGGATGCCGACCTCGGTCGCCTGCTCGCGGGTGCGATCAGCCTGCTGGCCCCCGGGGGGCAACTGTTCTTCGCGACAAATTACCGACAAATGTCAATGAAGCGCATGGAGGCCCAGCTCCACGCCGCCGCCGAAGCATGCGACGGCCCCGGCGCACCCCGCCGCGCGCACATCCTCAAACGTCCGGCCCTGCCTGTCGACTTCGCCGGCGACGAAGAGTATGCAAAGGCCGTCCTCGCGCGCGTGGACTGATTCCGCCCCTACATCGCATTACGCTCGATTAATTCGATCGGAGCCAACGTGAAACGAAGAAAGCGTCGATGGAAAGCGCGGTAATAATACTCGCTATCAGAGGTTCAACTCGTCCACCAACTCATCGCGAGTGATCCCGTGGTGCTCGGCAACTTGTTTGAGCAATTCGTTCAATGTACCAGACTTCATCTCACGATGAGCAGGAACGGCGATTCGATGCCGTCCATAGCGTTCGGTTACCAGGTGAATGTGACTGCCTCGTTGCCCTATTCGAACGTAACCGAACCGCTCAAGCGCCCGGGCGAGATGCTCCCCAACCACGCCGCGCGGCAATCTCACGCTACAACCTCGTCGCGCACAAAGTGAAGGCGTATCCGGCCCGGCTTGACGGGCTCATCCGCGAAGCGCCCGGCCACCGCATCCAACACCATCGCACGAAGGTCATCCAAGTCATCACCCTGGGTAAAGATCCCATACGGGTGACACACGGCGCTGTACCCGCCATCTTCGGGCTCTTCCTGAACAATGAATACGATTTCTTCAAGTTGACTTGTGGACATTGAAGCGCTCCTGACTAGTGAGTATATCGCGCGATGGACACAATCCCAAAGCGAATCCAACTCCCCGCTGTAGGCAAGGTTCTGGGACCCCTACTCCAACCCCTCAATAATCGCGATAACATCCTTCGGATCGGGCCGGTCGTGCGTCTTGCGCGCGATCCATCGCCACGCAACCCGCCCGGTGCGGTCGATCAGGTAGTGCGCGGGGATGGTCGTGTCCTTGTCCATGGTCGATTCATGAAAGAACAGCCCCAGTGCGCGAATCACGTTCACCTTCTCATCACTAAGAATGTCGTAACTCAACTTCTGCCGCGTCGTGACGCCCTTGGCCTCTTTGACCGTGTCCGACGAAATGGCGACCAGCTTGCCGCCGACCGATTCAAGCTTCCTGCTTACAGCTTCGAGACCTCGAAGCTCGGACATGCACACCGGTCACCAATGCCCACGATAAAAGACCAGCAGCGCCGGGCCGTTGGCATGGAGCGACGCCAGCGAAACCGGTCGCCCCTCCTGATTGGGCAGCGTGAAATCGGCCACGCGATCCCCCACGGTCGGCGCGTTCGGCGCCTCGGGCTGGACCGACATCACAAACATGAAATACATGAAGAAGCTTCCCAGCAGCACGCTGGCCGCGCCGGTCGGCACCGTCCACCACGATCGGCAGCGCGCCATCGCCCACACGGAAATCGCCATCCCGATCAGCGCAACCACGATGTTCGGCAGCGCCGTCGAGCGAATCCACGGCACATCCATCAGCGGCATGTACGAAGCCATGCCGATCAGCGTGACCGGCAGGCCGATCAGCGCGGCGCGCTTGGCGACCGTTCTACGAGACGCGGTCGCGGAACTCGGCGCGGGGGACGTTGTCATGGATTACACTCCTTGTAATTTTCACCGGCTCGACGTGAGCCACGAAGATTATATCGCCCGCTTCAGCGAATCGACCGCCTTCTCCTCCAGCTTCAACGCCTGCCCCAGCACGTCGATCTGCTGCTGCCGCGTCTGATACGGCGGCACCGACCCGCCCGCTTCCTTCGCCGACGGCACATACGGCAGGTTCTGAATCAACAGGCGAACTTCCTGATCGTACCAGTCGGCCGCCATCGACCAGTGCATCTCCTTGCTGGAGAATGACCGCGCCTTGTCGCGCAGATACCGCACCGCCGCCGCCCGCGAATCAATTAGATTCACGTACAGCCAGAAGTTCGCGTGCACGTACGACGCATCGCGCGGCGCGCGAAGCTGCGCCATCCACGTCTCGAACGCTTTGCGACCCGTCACATACGCCCCCGTCTGCCGCACCTGTTCAAACATCCCGATCCCGCGACGCAAACCATCCACGTGCACCTGCAAACTCGCCGGCCGCGTCCGCGCGCCGGTCAACAGGATCACGCCCGTCGGCCAACCCTTCGCCACGCGGTCAACCGATTCGGCCCCGTCGTTGTACGCCCGGCAGAGCCAGGTGCGATCCGGCCGATACCCGACGATCAGCCCCCAGTCCTCCGGCGGCATGATGTTCGCCGCCAGCACCGGCACGCGCCGGTCAATGCTGTCGCGCACGGCCTGCAGCAGCGCGTCGCTCGCCGTCAGGTCCTCGCGCAGCACGACGCGAAAGTCGTAGCTCCAGCCGATCGCCGCCATGAGCGTATCCAGACATCCGTCGCCGACCGCCGGATCGGCCGCGCCGCCGTCCCATCCGCTCGCGCGCACCTGAAGCCGAAAGGCGTGCCCGCTCATTCCCATGAGATCGTCGTACGAGATCGGCCGGCCGAGCGCCTCCAGCGCGATCTCGAGGCAATGCATCAGCGAGCAGTCCTTGCCACGCGCGAAACCAACCAGCGGCGACAGCCCTGCCAGCTTCGCGCCGTTCGCGCCTTCGCGCTCCAGGCGCAACCGCGGCAGGTCCGCCTGCGACGGCGCGGACGTGGCGCCCGGGTTCGGTCCGCCGCACGACGCGCAGGCCGCCGCCGCGATCAAGAGTGCCACGCGGCACATCGCGCGAAATGAATATACGAATCGTGAAGTCGCCATCTCGGCCCTACGCTACCGCGCCGACCCGCGCGCTTCCAGCATCGGCCATGGCGACAGCGCCCGCGCCCAAAGCCAGATTGGAAGCAGTCGCCCCAGGATCAGGATGCCGATCAGGAGCAGTCGCCCGGCCCACGGAAGATGCGTCGTCAGGCCGGTCGACATCCCGACGTTGTTCGCCGCCGTCACCGCCTCGAAGGCAATTTCGTAAAGCGTCCCGTCGCAACACATACGCAGCGAGAGGATCGCCAGCGCGGTCAGCCCCAGCGACGCAAGCGGAATGAGCGCGAGTCGCCCGAGGACTCGCCGACGCATCGCCATGAGCGGCAGCACGGTCAGTCGAAATCCGCCGGTCATGCCGCCGATCGACCCGCCGAGCACTGCGCCTGCCATGATCGTGGCATATCCCGGCCAGGAGATCCCGCCCTGCGAGACGGTGAAGCTCTGCAGCCCCGCCGACCGCGTCGCCGCCGCGAACACGCAGAACGACCACCGCTCGCCGTGCGACATCTGATCGTGCAGCGACGGCAGCGCGCCGCCAAACTCGACCGGCCGCGTCGGCGTCAGGTGCGCCGGCAGAAATCGCGGCGTCTCGCAGAAGAACAGCGTGAGCGCCACGACGGCCAGCGCGCCGCCAAAGACACCCGTCTCCCACATCGCCCACGCCCCGCCGCGCGGCGAGTCGATCCCCTCCCCACCGCCGCCCGCGCCCGGCGATGGCCGCAGCAGCGCCATCACCACGGGCAAGCCCAGCGACCCCAGCACCGCCAGAATCGTGACACTCGCGAACGCCAACGGGTTGCGAAGCTCCGCCGCCAGACCCGACGCCTTCAACGTCCACCCCGCGTTGAACAGCGCGCTCGCCGCATGAACCACGCTCCACCCCGCCCGCACGTCGGCCGTCGGCGCATCCGTCGACGACCACACCGGATACAGCAGCGCCGCGCCAGCCAGCAACACCGCCGCCGCGGCCTTCAACACTGTCGCGACGGGCAACGCACGCCCGATCAGCGGCTGCACCAGCGACGTCCCCACCGCCAGCCACGCCAGCCCCGACAGCACCGTCACCCCGAAGACCACCGCCTGCCCCGCGCGCGAAAAATCCTCGCCGAGGCTGTACACCGTGTGACCCGACAGGCAGCCGGCCGAAACCGACGTCACCGCGCAGCTCAACACGTGCGACCAGAAATTGTGACGGTAATCCGGCACTCCG includes these proteins:
- a CDS encoding HNH endonuclease gives rise to the protein MPGWKCSVNAQATGTTCNVLVLNRHYLAIRVVNVKRAFSLLCRELAEVVHLESGQFLSYDFSEWCELSSLAREFEPDAHDWIRTVRLHIAVPRIIRLAVYDRLPRQAVKFNRRNIYARDGNSCQYCGRRFPTTELSLDHVVPKSLGGKTTWENIVCACLKCNIRKGGRTPEQAGMHLTTVPKKPKRNPVLTVKLSDGRYSSWKAFLDNAYWSVELK
- the rlmK gene encoding Ribosomal RNA large subunit methyltransferase K; protein product: MISPADAHLLETALARRKSLIESGATTAYRILNGAADGLDGVVMERFGPALIVQWHEGRADVPLERMQTIAQAAHDSLGTTGVYLKRFVKDRAAAGTDVDVRHRDATPWIGEATLPDITIDEHGLRFIIRPYDGFSVGLFLEHRDNRRLIRELAAGRRVLNLFAYTCGFSVAAALGGATLVAGADLSRRYLEWGRDNFALNGIDTRTTGDAAAAKPGQGLATRFYASDAFDFFGRAQRQAQQYDLIVLDPPTFSRTRRPARVFELDADLGRLLAGAISLLAPGGQLFFATNYRQMSMKRMEAQLHAAAEACDGPGAPRRAHILKRPALPVDFAGDEEYAKAVLARVD
- the ktrB_3 gene encoding Ktr system potassium uptake protein B, encoding MPRERSKPGSSVTEIVTPPLGRPFAAFLVVGLAGAFMLRADGSPWPVAWLAPLLQLPVCLVWGRAAFGRHRAIASGLDRALFAMVSVLGAVLALRARRVEFILLGPTLFLAGSAVLGWLSRVLAGIEGDVSDARRVLAHVLPGWGVLIVAATLVLALPIATRSGVPDYRHNFWSHVLSCAVTSVSAGCLSGHTVYSLGEDFSRAGQAVVFGVTVLSGLAWLAVGTSLVQPLIGRALPVATVLKAAAAVLLAGAALLYPVWSSTDAPTADVRAGWSVVHAASALFNAGWTLKASGLAAELRNPLAFASVTILAVLGSLGLPVVMALLRPSPGAGGGGEGIDSPRGGAWAMWETGVFGGALAVVALTLFFCETPRFLPAHLTPTRPVEFGGALPSLHDQMSHGERWSFCVFAAATRSAGLQSFTVSQGGISWPGYATIMAGAVLGGSIGGMTGGFRLTVLPLMAMRRRVLGRLALIPLASLGLTALAILSLRMCCDGTLYEIAFEAVTAANNVGMSTGLTTHLPWAGRLLLIGILILGRLLPIWLWARALSPWPMLEARGSAR
- a CDS encoding AhpC/TSA family protein; the protein is MSELRGLEAVSRKLESVGGKLVAISSDTVKEAKGVTTRQKLSYDILSDEKVNVIRALGLFFHESTMDKDTTIPAHYLIDRTGRVAWRWIARKTHDRPDPKDVIAIIEGLE